The Bacillus sp. Y1 genome has a window encoding:
- a CDS encoding thioredoxin family protein, whose translation MQELLDNNRERLHSAEETKFLYLYTPLCGTCQVAGKMLSVVEELLPHHNWLKADLNFVPALAEQYSIESVPCLLVIRNNELVKKIYAFQSVPFLYESLRSF comes from the coding sequence ATGCAAGAATTGCTTGATAATAACAGGGAACGGCTCCACTCGGCTGAGGAAACAAAATTTCTCTACTTGTACACACCATTATGTGGTACATGCCAAGTAGCAGGGAAAATGCTCTCGGTCGTTGAAGAGCTTTTGCCACACCATAACTGGTTAAAGGCAGATCTGAATTTTGTACCGGCATTAGCTGAGCAATATTCAATTGAGTCGGTTCCCTGTTTGCTAGTTATAAGAAACAATGAACTTGTTAAGAAAATTTATGCTTTTCAATCGGTACCATTTTTATATGAAAGTTTAAGATCTTTTTAG
- a CDS encoding toprim domain-containing protein has product MTEMRPEKVIIVEGTSDKKKVQKVIKEPVDIICTNGTISLSKLDEIIDDLFGKDVYILVDADEAGEKLRRLFKREFPEADHLYIDRTYREVATAPEHHLATVLLGANIDVFTQFLDKV; this is encoded by the coding sequence ATGACTGAAATGAGACCTGAAAAAGTAATTATTGTGGAAGGTACGTCAGACAAAAAGAAGGTGCAAAAGGTTATTAAGGAGCCTGTAGACATTATTTGTACGAATGGAACGATATCTCTTTCGAAGCTCGATGAAATTATTGATGATTTGTTTGGAAAGGATGTCTATATCCTTGTTGATGCTGATGAAGCTGGAGAAAAGCTTCGAAGACTTTTTAAACGGGAATTTCCTGAAGCAGACCATTTATACATCGATCGAACTTACAGGGAGGTCGCTACTGCACCAGAACATCATTTAGCTACTGTACTGCTCGGGGCAAACATCGACGTCTTTACGCAATTTTTAGACAAAGTGTAA
- a CDS encoding YusG family protein — protein MTLQQGKLDITDRVVGKLQNGEIVLYLENEKIGKVTLPSGSDMQLEHHFESAGEKIFQLVSTPSSDEPRYTDCDEGGWC, from the coding sequence ATGACTTTGCAGCAAGGTAAATTAGATATTACAGACCGTGTTGTCGGAAAGCTTCAAAATGGTGAAATTGTGCTTTATCTAGAAAACGAGAAAATCGGAAAGGTAACTTTACCGAGTGGAAGTGATATGCAGCTTGAGCATCATTTTGAAAGCGCTGGAGAGAAGATTTTTCAGCTTGTATCCACTCCATCCAGTGACGAACCAAGATATACCGATTGTGACGAAGGTGGATGGTGTTAA
- the gcvH gene encoding glycine cleavage system protein GcvH has product MSTPKDLRYSEEHEWVKTEGNTVRIGITHFAQSELGDIVFVELPEVGDTVTADEPFGSVESVKTVSELYAPVSGKVVEVNEDLNDSPEFVNESPYEKAWMIVVEPTDASEVDNLMTAEQYEEMINED; this is encoded by the coding sequence GTGAGTACACCAAAGGATCTACGTTATTCTGAAGAACATGAATGGGTAAAAACAGAAGGAAATACCGTTCGTATCGGTATTACACATTTCGCTCAATCGGAGCTTGGTGACATCGTGTTTGTTGAACTTCCAGAAGTAGGTGACACAGTAACTGCTGATGAGCCATTCGGTAGCGTTGAATCTGTTAAAACAGTTTCTGAACTTTACGCTCCAGTAAGCGGAAAAGTAGTAGAAGTAAACGAAGACTTAAACGACAGCCCAGAGTTTGTTAATGAGTCACCATACGAAAAAGCTTGGATGATTGTTGTTGAGCCAACTGACGCTAGTGAAGTGGATAACTTAATGACAGCTGAGCAATACGAAGAAATGATTAACGAAGACTAA
- a CDS encoding arsenate reductase family protein: MALTFYWYPKCGTCRNAKKWLDSHNIEYQEVHIVEQPPSKAELESFYKASGLELKKFFNTSGQKYRELGVKDKIATSSEDELLELLASDGMLIKRPLLTDGEKVTLGFKEADYEKVWLTE; the protein is encoded by the coding sequence ATGGCATTGACCTTCTATTGGTATCCGAAATGTGGAACCTGTCGAAACGCGAAAAAATGGCTGGATTCTCACAATATTGAGTATCAAGAGGTACATATCGTAGAGCAGCCTCCTTCAAAAGCGGAACTTGAATCCTTCTATAAAGCAAGTGGACTTGAGCTGAAAAAATTCTTCAACACGAGCGGACAAAAATATCGTGAGCTTGGTGTGAAAGATAAAATTGCAACATCTTCAGAGGACGAGCTTCTTGAGCTTCTTGCCTCGGACGGAATGTTAATCAAGCGCCCATTGCTAACAGATGGAGAGAAAGTAACGCTTGGCTTTAAGGAAGCAGACTATGAAAAAGTATGGCTTACAGAGTAA